The Erinaceus europaeus chromosome 11, mEriEur2.1, whole genome shotgun sequence DNA window ccccccccccaccccactctactctcaccctctatcagaaagaaaaaagggaagcgGAGCATTGGGAATGGTAGAGCAGCTCATGCACCAAgttccatcaataaccctggtaacaaaaaataaaaaccaaaacaaacctaCTAAAGTATGTGTCCTAGTGGGGTTACATATGAACAGCTGACGGTGAGACGAGAATGGCGACGGAGCCAGAAGAATGGGTGGAGTTCTCAAGGGTTTACGGCCCAATTCTCTATGTTCTGTATAGACTGGAATATTCACCTAGTAACATTTTAACCCTAATCTACACCAGGGAACGGGCTAGAGGATGTGATTCCCCGCTTACTTCTTGGTCTTCGATGCTAACTGTACTCGCAGGCCACCTCAGGGTTTCCACACCTGCCAGGAAGGGTTCTTCCCAAAGCCCTTTCTCCCCCCTCCGGTTTCATGCTTACTTAAGAGTCCtcatccttttaaaaatgtataaactgggagtcgggcggtagcacatcgggttaagcgcaggtggcgcaaagtgcaaggactggcatccaGGTCCCggcttgagtccccggctccccacctgcagggaagtgaagcaggtctgcaggtgtctgtctatctctgccccctctctgtcttcccctcctctctctatttctctctgtcctatccaacaacaacgacaacatcaataacaacaataataactataacaataaaaaaaaccaggtcgagaaaagggaaaataaatataaaaaagttttaaaaaatgtataaactgtgtcttttcctctttaaGACCCATTTTTGTATAAAAATTCACCAACTCCTACTCTAAGGAAgcactggtttttgttttttctttcttccccaacACTGAGCTCCATACAGTCTCTCCAAACTAAGGGCCAACACTGTAGCAATTCTGGCTCCTACTTGTGAAGGTGTCTGCTGAACTGTCAGGATCCAACACCACTCTCTCCTGCTTCAATGGGAAAGAGATCACGACCACCATACACCCCTTTACTTTATTctactctcctctttctcattagaaAATTTCCATGTGCTGTCTCTGTTCAGAATTAATCTTCAAATAAGTTCTGGGGTAGTGTACCTATGCCTTAAAGAATGGTTCAAAACTTGGAACAGAAAAATTCACTACTAACATAACAGCAAGTTATTTAGCACAGTGGTTTCCTAGGCAGTGGAatgccatctttaaaaaaaaaaaaacttactactattgatttttatttatgtatttattttgggtagagaccgagagaaattgagaagggagggaaggtagagagggaaagagagagacactgcagcactgcttcaccactcgtgaagttttccctctacaaacggagaccaagggcttgaacctgtgtccttgtgccctatagagtgtgtgcttaaccagatgtgccaccacctggtctctactatcttttttttttttttttaaccccgtCACCTTAGGCACAGATCCTTTTTTAGCCTACACAAAGAGGTGTTTCTTAGTTCTTTTGTCTCTTTATACCAGTAAGAAAGGCACaccaaaagaaactttaaaaatgcaGACTCCAGAGCTAGGAGATAGGCCTCTTGGTAGAGAGCCTACTTGACCATGTACAAGGAGCTGGGTCCAGGCTTTGGGAactacatggaagcaccatgcagaagacgaagcttcatgtgtgggaaagcagcgctgtggtgtctcttctctctgtctctactgccCTTTCACTCaccgtacttttttttttttttttttttcctcctccagggttattgctgggctcggtgcctgcaccatgaatccaccgctcctggaggccatttttttcccccttttgttgcccttgttgtagcttcattgtggttattattattgcccttgttgacgcaattcgttgttggataggacagagagaaatggagagaggaggggaagacagagaaggggagagaaagatagacacctgcagacctgcttcaccgcctgtgaagcgactcccctgcaggtggggagccgggggctcgaaccgggatccttacgccggttcctgcgctttgcgccacatgcgcttaacccactgcgccaccgcccgaacccCCACTCACCGTACTTTTATGACACAAAGAAAAGAATAAGTCTACCTGCCATGACAGAATAGTGCAGCTACTAGGAAGCTCtggcagcaacaaaaaaacaaatgaaaaatatatatatacacataagagTTGTCAAAAAATcctcccacttaaaaaaaaattaatggattaAGTAATTTAAGGAACCAAGACTATATTTATAATGTGAAAGGTAAAGAATCCCATTATATGATCTAGTTCACAGAAGACAAGGACCAGACCTGCCCTGTTCAGCACGATCTTACCAGCACCTAACAGGTTTCATTACATAATGGCTAACCAGTAAATATTTGCCGATGGAATCAATCTAAGTACCTCTCCAAAGTCTCTACTGCTGTAATCACTAACAGTCATGCTTACTTTTCCAGTTCTGAAGATCTAGCAATTTAAAATATGTGTAAGGAGATCACCTACAGACACATACCTATGTTCAGATACACAGGAACGTGTCTGGCAGAAGTCTGAAGTAGAAGGAGAAGCCGGAAGAGATTTAGTAAGTTTAGATGTGCAATTTGGAGACCCGTTAGCTACACTGTGAGGCTTCCTTGCCCGTGGCCTCGAGTGCACTGTGTGATTGTCCCGATCAGAACCTGtccaaagacaaaacaaaacaaaacaaaacggtaTACAGTGTGAGGTATCAAATACAGCAAAAATGATTAAGATGATTCCTTTGTAGTTCTGAGTGAGATGCATGAGACAGGGCAGATTTACCAGAATCGCTGCTCTAGTCTAGTTAGTCTTAAGATTTTTTTGTTAGAAATATCttacacgggagtcgggcggtagcgcagtgggttaagcgcgcaggtggcgtaaagcacaaggaccggcgtaaggatcccggttcaagccccggctccccacctgcaggagagtcgcttcacaggcggtgaagcaggtctgcaggtgtctatctttctctccctctctctgtcttccccctcctctctccatttctctctgtcctatccaacaacaacaacaataactacaacaataaaacaacaagggcaacaaaagggaataaataaatttaaaaaaagaaatatcttacaCGTAGAAGAATttagttttaaaaagatttctagATTGTGAAACTTTCAAAAACCTGacgtttaaaaattttattactattagtttttatttatgtatttattattgggtagagacggagagaaattgagaagggaggggaaggtagagagggaaagagagagacacctgcagcactgcttcaccactcgtgaagttcccCTCTACAGACGGAGACCACACTCTTTAACAAAAACTGGTTTTGGTAAGCATATCACTGTCATTTTAACTACAGCCAATGACATATTTAAAGTTTACTATTCTAGTCAGAGAGCTGTTTTTGGTGGTCTCTCCAAGGTTTAAATacatttgtcattttatttatatgcattttcaaattaaaaagcacacgggcaggggaaatagtataaaagttctgcaaagagattctcatgcctgaagttctaaagtcccagattcaatctcccactccaccctaagtcagagctgagcagtctctctctccttctgtctctctctatatatatacaaataaaaattcatGAAGTACTTACTTCCTGAGAAGGCACTGAAAAGTTTCACATTTTCTGAGTTCTGGAGGTCAAAGTTAGTCATACTTAAAAACTGCTGCTTTAACCAAATGGCTCTTTCTTCTTCAAATGCCTTTCTCTACCATCACAAGAAAACCAAAGAAATGCCAGTTAGTATTtcaacattcacacacacacagcattttaCATGCATTCTCTAGTTCTTCTTATGTGCTCTTTGGTTATCATAAAAGAAACTGATGTAGTTTTACACCCATAAATACTGAGAGAATCATGTATCACATGCCAAGACATAGGACAATTTACCACATATAACTGGCAATTTTAAGACAATAAGTCTTCTTTTTTGAATTGTAGTATATAGCCAGACAGACTGttgtaaagttttaaaatataaggCCATACAAAGTGAAGATAAAAAAAGGCAACTGGAAAACTTCCATATTTTAAGAGGAATTCTGAGATTAAAAATAGTGGATGAAGCGAAAAACAAAACTAACTGCTGAATATCAAGTTGGTGATCCAGGAGATACATTCATGTAAATATCTCTGAATGTTGTACATGAAGTCATTATGGATTTATTCAAGCAGCCAAACATCAATCTCATGTCAGTTCTAGAACACAAAGACATCAACGGAGGGGGGAAAAACATATCTCCACTAAAGAAATGATGTTTTTCCGGCTAAAAGGAGCTACCTGGGTGAGTACTAAGAGTCTACCAATTCAAGGACACAGGTAAGTGGTGGACTGTAAGAGAGGTGTATGTGACAATGCAAAGTGCTAGCCAGCAGTGGGCAGGCACTTCATCCCTGGGTGAAAGACTGGGGTGCAAAGATGCTTCGCTTTTACTGTGCTTCCCTGCCTACTCTTCACAGTAGGAAATGAATCCAAAAGCCGTAATAcatgcttgtctctctctttttttccttccttcaaatttattattttttaaattttatttattcccttttgttgcccttgttgttttattgttgtagttattattgttgttgtcgttgttggataggacagagagaaatggagagaggaggggaagacagagagggggagagaaagacagacacctgcagacctgcttcaccgcctgtgaagcgactcccctgcaggtggggagccggggttcaaaccgggatccttatgtcgatccttgtgctttgcgccacctgcgcttaacccgctgcgctacagcccgcctCCCCCTTCCTTCAAATTTAGCACAAGCATGCATGTTTAAAACAAACGAAGTGTGTGGCTAAGGGAGGCAACTCCACAGCAGAGCACAGGTCATGTagacacaaggccctgggtttgatccccgccGTGGCATGACAATGGCAGAGTGACGTTCTGGTCTTGTCTCtccttttgaaaaagaaaaaagccgaAAACATTATCCTTCTATGATAGTTCATGTGCTTAGCATCCCTTCAGTTCAAGTTATTTATGAAGGCACTGGCCACACACTTCAGAAAAAATAACAGTGAGGAAATAACAAGCTTTGATATattctcctgaggcctccttgtaATTTTCAAACTCTCTACAAAGTAAGTGTAACTGTTTTAAATACCTCCAACCCTAGGCGAATGGCTGCTTCTATGAAGCTGCGTCTTTCTTTCTCAAAATTCTTCTTTTGCTCTTTTAGCAGGGACCATTCTTCTTTAAGGCGTTCCTTTTCTTCCAACAAATAACAGTCCCGTAGCAATGAAGAGGTATCATCATCACATGCCGTAGCAAGCTGCTGCTATTAAAGTGAAAAACTATtagtaagggggccaggcagtggagacctggtggagtgcacgtgttacaatgcacaaggacctgggttcaagtccctggtcctcacctgtgggggagaaagcttcaaaagtggtaaagcagggctgcaggtctctccccccccccccaatttctggctgtctctatccaataaataaataaaggtaaaaaaaacaacaacaaaactacagTAAGTTCAAGAGGGTCTCTGCAAACACCTCAACAAGAGGAAATTAAAATGAGAGAACATGAGTCAAATCTGAGAGGAAGAGCAGGAATTATGAAGAACTAGAAAATCAACTGAGAACTCACTTTCCAAGTGGCAGAGCAGCAACTGAGGAATGGTGTGAGACCCAAgtcttaatatattaatatattaactcAGAACTTCTCTGAAAACTCAAAATAGCACAGATTTTATGAAATCACAATCAAAATCTCGCAAGGCTCAGCAAAAGGCTGGCCATTCCCAGAGAAGAGCTTTAAAAGGTAATTCACACTCACCTGTAAAAGTTGCTGCTGAGTTTTGATCATTTCCTTACACTGCTGAATTTCTACCTCCAGTTTTTCCGTTTCTTGCTCGTGGTCTTGCCGTGATATTACATCTTCGTCATTAACACCTTCTAGGTGAACCTTTGAAACTAGCACAGAATCGGTTAACTTTATGTAGGAATTATAGCCATCAGGGAAGTATGTTTTAAAGTCaagctctcttttctctttttattggatagagacagagaaactgagaggggtgggggagacagagagggaaagagacagagagatacctgcagccctggtttcctactcatgaagctttcccccatgcaggtggggggagcaggggcttgaacatgggtccttgcacattgtaatgtgtgcacttaaccggtggtgccaccacctggccccaaaattctCTTCTCTCCGAGACAACTTCAAAGtatgaaaggagaggaagaaatgaaTAGACACTGTTCACACAAAGAATGGTGAGacaaaaacagtttttttttctttttcagaaaaagATTTTCTTAGATGTCTTCACATGTGTTCATACACAAATCCTCTGGatcaggctttttaaaaaaaaatttctttctttattctcttttgttgcccttgttgttttattgttgtagttattattgttgtcatcactgttggataggacagagagaaatggagagaggagcggaagacagagagggggagagaaagacagacacctgcagacctgcttcaccgcctgtgaagcgaatcccctgcaggttgggagctgggggctcgaaccaagatcctttagctggtccttgtgctttgtgccatgtgcacttaagccactgtgctactgctccacTCCCTGAATCAGATTTTCACGCATATAACACACGTAGACATCTAGTCCCCTTTGTCTTATTAAATCCTGCTTTCTTCCTAGCACTTTTTAACCTTTCCTACTGTTCTTGTCTCATATGTAATACCTTGGGGGTACTTCCGCTTGGTGTATGCACTCAGGCACTCTTGTTGCTAAAGTCTACATGTTTTACCAAAGAACCTGACTGTCTCTGAAAGGCAACCATCGGATGGCTCTGCTCATGTGCGATATAAAGAGCTGGAACataaaaaactgttaaaaagagTAGCCACTCTGTGGAAGACTGTGTGAAAACCGTGCTGGctatccctggaggaaaaaagatgaGAACAATGGAGGCttggggtggggcacagaactgtCGTGGTGGGGGCGGTGCGGAGCCATGCCCTTGTAATCTTAGGAttgtgtaaaccactattaaatcaatgatgatgatgatgatgcatgACAAGGTAGCAATCctgtccaggaaaaaaaaagtaataatgataTTCAAGTTCTGTTTTCTATATCTTTGGCACAGAGAAGTCTAGAATGCTATACACCATACTGTTAAGTGTGAGGTAAAGGGAATAGGTGGACACATGAGCATTCTACTTTACTTATTTCCTAGTTAATGTTTGGCATTGACCATGTATTTTAAAGGTAATTTAGTAATAAATTAGGAACATAGGAATatgaaatacagaaataataAGAGGTTCATATAATACAACatggtttttcttctttattcccttccccttccccttccttttctctctctctctctctatcagatAGAGGCAAGAAGAAAGTGacagagatcacagcactaaCGCTTCCCTCAATACAGTAGAGACGAAGCTCCAGCCTGTGTTGAACACATGGCAATCAGCACACAATCCAAAAAGTGATTCTGCTGGCCCTGAATAGCATTTCTTGATTTCTAAGATCAAGTGAAAGATTCATTTCCTTTTATTCAACTGTAAATTGAAGATGAGCACATGATGTCCCCTTTTCTGAGAAAGACTGACTCAAAACAAAGCATATTCAATCTCCCTGACGTTCATGCTTCACATGTGGAAGTAGGTAGACTCTTGTTTTCCAAACTGTCGAAATGAGCTGACAGACTTTTCAGGTTTGAATCTGCAAGACAGCTTTTCAAGTGACTGACATTTAGGAACATAAAGAGTGCTCACAACTCACACAACATGTAGTTAGGTCATATGTACCTTGGTTATCAAGTTTTTCCACATGACTTTTCAAAATTCTCCACTGTTTCCTGATGCTGTTTGTAAGCTGCTCTCTCACAGTTTCACAGGAAAGATCCCAAATACTCTCTCTGTTCATTTCCCCGGCATCTTCTTCAACATCAGAGAGCGCCTGTGAGTGGTGAGAGGTGACAAGCAAACACCATTAACTTAAAGCTCCTTTAGATATTTAAGTAGCAACAATAAGACTGATTATCAGAAATAACAGTTCAACGCCATTTCGATCCTGTACCTTAAGTACATCTGATCTGGTACTCAACAGACGTCTTGAGAAAAAGTAACAACGTAAAGGACGCAAATTTCCTAATTCAGGGCTCTTCAAATTTGAATTCAAATGTCGCTGGTGACAAGAATCATGCAGGGCACGGTGTGATAGTTCTTTGCTGCCTGTTGTATGTTGTGTTGAGTGTTTTTATATTTCAGTTTCTCACATCATGTCATAATGTGGAGAGACTGAGGCTGTAAAAGTGATTTGCTGCCCAATGTCAGAATGAAAATGTTAAATTTGATCAATGTGCCTCCTATTCTAGGTTGCTGATATGAAAATATCTGTGAAATTAGAGGCAACTATTCATCTTCTAACTAACTGTTATGCAGTTAGagataatttttctttgttttccttcaaGATATCAAATCAAAGGCAGATGCAGCGAATTTGTACTGGCATATCATAGGGTACAGCCTAAGTAAAACTATGTCAAAAAACACAGGGAAATCACACTAAGATGCATGTATGTCATAATAGTCCACATGTACATAAAACGACCCTAATTTCTCTGCCCTAATTTAACAATCAGAAGAGTAGACAGATATACTTCACTAAGTTGAACAAAAAATATCTTGCTGGGAGTAAAAAGAAGAGAACACTGACAGTGAAAAGAGTTGACTGAGCTGTTCCCATGTAGATGCAGTCGGGGTGGTGTAGTGACTGAGTGACAAATTCCATCAAAAGTCTAAGGTCAGCCACCACCCATCACTCATGTATAGATGATCCCATGTGGTACTGAGGCTCAAATCCAGTTCCTCACACACGGTAGAAGGAAAGACTTtatgtgagctatttcccagtcccttcctttttgaaaaaatattccatTTAAATCATgcaagaaagagaagccagagaacTATTCCAGAACATAAGACACTGTGATCAAAGCAGGGACCACAGGCATGCATGCCCTGTACTCTACCAGCTAAGCTACTTCCCCAGTCACCTAAACTTTCCACAAAATATGTGATTGCCACATGGTTAAAAGCATGAACTCTGAAGTAAGATTTCGATACAAATTCTACTTCTGTTACTCATTAGTACTGCTAGCTATTATGCCCCGATTTCCTCATATGTAAAGTGGGAGTAATTAGAAAACCAAACATATCAAACTActatcagaaattaaaaaaagaaagaaagaaatgagacaaTGCTTATACTTATGAAGTGCTTAAATCCCCATCATCTCCCAGGACATGTCTAGAAATATACtgggacttttaaaaattattattactgatttgatatgatcagcaagattgtgggataaaaggggtacaattccatataattcccaccactagagttccacatcccctcccctccattagaagcttcccttatccctctgggactatggaccaaagatctttatggggtgcagaaggtgggaggtctggcttctataattgcttctcctctggacatgggtgttggcaagtcgatccatacctctagcctgtttctatcttttagcCGTCACAGTGACTGGAAGTAGCACAACACTAAGTAACCTGTCCAAAACACTGACAATTCAGAGACCTAGCTCATCTTTTATTTGTCCTAACTAGCAATTTAAGACAGTATGAGAGAGAGGAATCACTTACAGTTCCTGTGTTATCATCTGTTCTTTCCCTAGGTCTCTGCTtttgaggagagagaagagaaatcatttcttttttcatttgttgaAGAACCTTCTTGAGTTCGGCATTTTCCATTAGGATTTGTTTCTGACGATATTCATAATCACTCAAGAGAATTGTATACATCTCATCTTCATTCCTAAGAAAGAAGCTCTCAGGTCAGGGTGCAGTTCAGAGAGAAAAGCCTGATTCACACGCACTCATTTCACCTAGACCTTACCTGGCTTCAGTTTTATCAGTCCTCCAGGAGCCCCTCTTCCCATCAGCTCTCCCCACATAATTGAGAATTTCCATAGCTATAAACAGGAACACACAAACAAAACTGATTCATACCAGTCatgaaaaagtatttaaaaacccTAGCACATTCTAGAGACATTAGAAATATGACTCATC harbors:
- the SSX2IP gene encoding afadin- and alpha-actinin-binding protein isoform X4, whose product is MGDWMTVTDPALSSESKITSQYTSETKMSPSSLYSQQVLCSSIPLSKNVHSFFSAFCTEENIEQSISYLDQELTTFGFPSLYEDSKGKETKRGLNVVAVLNCMNELLILQRKNLLAQENVETQNLKLGSDMGHLQNCYAKLKEQLETSRREMSGLQERDRQLQCKNRNLHQLLKNEKDEVQKLQNIIASRATQYNHDMKRKEREYNKLKERLHQLVMNKKDKKIAMEILNYVGRADGKRGSWRTDKTEARNEDEMYTILLSDYEYRQKQILMENAELKKVLQQMKKEMISLLSPQKQRPRERTDDNTGTALSDVEEDAGEMNRESIWDLSCETVREQLTNSIRKQWRILKSHVEKLDNQVSKVHLEGVNDEDVISRQDHEQETEKLEVEIQQCKEMIKTQQQLLQQLATACDDDTSSLLRDCYLLEEKERLKEEWSLLKEQKKNFEKERRSFIEAAIRLGLERKAFEEERAIWLKQQFLSMTNFDLQNSENVKLFSAFSGSSDRDNHTVHSRPRARKPHSVANGSPNCTSKLTKSLPASPSTSDFCQTRSCVSEHSSINILNITPEETKPNQVGRECTNLKWSVASRPASQEGCYNGRSLTYANSHIHKDNLP
- the SSX2IP gene encoding afadin- and alpha-actinin-binding protein isoform X2; this translates as MGDWMTVTDPALSSESKITSQYTSETKMSPSSLYSQQVLCSSIPLSKNVHSFFSAFCTEENIEQSISYLDQELTTFGFPSLYEDSKGKETKRGLNVVAVLNCMNELLILQRKNLLAQENVETQNLKLGSDMGHLQNCYAKLKEQLETSRREMSGLQERDRQLQCKNRNLHQLLKNEKDEVQKLQNIIASRATQYNHDMKRKEREYNKLKERLHQLVMNKKDKKIAMEILNYVGRADGKRGSWRTDKTEARNEDEMYTILLSDYEYRQKQILMENAELKKVLQQMKKEMISLLSPQKQRPRERTDDNTGTALSDVEEDAGEMNRESIWDLSCETVREQLTNSIRKQWRILKSHVEKLDNQVSKVHLEGVNDEDVISRQDHEQETEKLEVEIQQCKEMIKTQQQLLQQLATACDDDTSSLLRDCYLLEEKERLKEEWSLLKEQKKNFEKERRSFIEAAIRLGLERKAFEEERAIWLKQQFLSMTNFDLQNSENVKLFSAFSGSSDRDNHTVHSRPRARKPHSVANGSPNCTSKLTKSLPASPSTSDFCQTRSCVSEHSSSINILNITPEETKPNQVGRECTNLKWSVASRPASQEGCYNGRSLTYANSHIHKDNLP
- the SSX2IP gene encoding afadin- and alpha-actinin-binding protein isoform X1 yields the protein MGDWMTVTDPALSSESKITSQYTSETKMSPSSLYSQQVLCSSIPLSKNVHSFFSAFCTEENIEQSISYLDQELTTFGFPSLYEDSKGKETKRGLNVVAVLNCMNELLILQRKNLLAQENVETQNLKLGSDMGHLQNCYAKLKEQLETSRREMSGLQERDRQLQCKNRNLHQLLKNEKDEVQKLQNIIASRATQYNHDMKRKEREYNKLKERLHQLVMNKKDKKIAMEILNYVGRADGKRGSWRTDKTEARNEDEMYTILLSDYEYRQKQILMENAELKKVLQQMKKEMISLLSPQKQRPRERTDDNTGTALSDVEEDAGEMNRESIWDLSCETVREQLTNSIRKQWRILKSHVEKLDNQVSKVHLEGVNDEDVISRQDHEQETEKLEVEIQQCKEMIKTQQQLLQQQLATACDDDTSSLLRDCYLLEEKERLKEEWSLLKEQKKNFEKERRSFIEAAIRLGLERKAFEEERAIWLKQQFLSMTNFDLQNSENVKLFSAFSGSSDRDNHTVHSRPRARKPHSVANGSPNCTSKLTKSLPASPSTSDFCQTRSCVSEHSSSINILNITPEETKPNQVGRECTNLKWSVASRPASQEGCYNGRSLTYANSHIHKDNLP
- the SSX2IP gene encoding afadin- and alpha-actinin-binding protein isoform X3 → MGDWMTVTDPALSSESKITSQYTSETKMSPSSLYSQQVLCSSIPLSKNVHSFFSAFCTEENIEQSISYLDQELTTFGFPSLYEDSKGKETKRGLNVVAVLNCMNELLILQRKNLLAQENVETQNLKLGSDMGHLQNCYAKLKEQLETSRREMSGLQERDRQLQCKNRNLHQLLKNEKDEVQKLQNIIASRATQYNHDMKRKEREYNKLKERLHQLVMNKKDKKIAMEILNYVGRADGKRGSWRTDKTEARNEDEMYTILLSDYEYRQKQILMENAELKKVLQQMKKEMISLLSPQKQRPRERTDDNTGTALSDVEEDAGEMNRESIWDLSCETVREQLTNSIRKQWRILKSHVEKLDNQVSKVHLEGVNDEDVISRQDHEQETEKLEVEIQQCKEMIKTQQQLLQQQLATACDDDTSSLLRDCYLLEEKERLKEEWSLLKEQKKNFEKERRSFIEAAIRLGLERKAFEEERAIWLKQQFLSMTNFDLQNSENVKLFSAFSGSSDRDNHTVHSRPRARKPHSVANGSPNCTSKLTKSLPASPSTSDFCQTRSCVSEHSSINILNITPEETKPNQVGRECTNLKWSVASRPASQEGCYNGRSLTYANSHIHKDNLP